Proteins from one Meriones unguiculatus strain TT.TT164.6M chromosome 10, Bangor_MerUng_6.1, whole genome shotgun sequence genomic window:
- the Prmt9 gene encoding protein arginine N-methyltransferase 9, whose protein sequence is MRRLPRGLPGGDSAMPNSRPRPRRGAGGGAGAAGRERLVARSMQSAEHCLGAQDFGTAYAHYLLALSLAPELKDDVKETFQYTLFKWAEELDALSRVQDLLGCYEQALELFPDDEVICNSMGEHLFRMGFRDEAAGYFHKAVKLNPDFNDAKENFYRVANWLVERWHFIMLNDTKRNRIYNAAIQKAVCLGSKSVLDIGAGTGILSMFAKKAGAHSVYACELSKTMYELACDVVAANKMETGIKLLHMKSLDIEIPKHIPERVSLVVTETVDAGVFGEGIVESLIHAWEHLLLQPKPQGENGNCGKYGKVIPASAVIFGTAIECAEIRRHHRVSVKDVAGICLPTNVKFQSPAHSWVDTEETVEPYTTEKMSRIPGGYLPLTDPFQIMKVDFNSLQELKSLATRKPHPLTVPAVKEGVLDAIMVWFVLQLDDEHSLSTSPCEETCWEQAVYPVQALADYWIKPGDSVTMEASCQDCYLRIQSINILHLEHEMEVMKSFMKSKDLFSLGNEAELCSALANLQTSRPDALEQTCVLEPTEIALLNNIPYHEGFKMAMRKVLSSLAPEKLCQPMDAHCQDIEMNSGSGQSDSALSTTDPFYVLDVSEGFSLLPILAGTLGQVKPYSSVEKDQHCIALDLISEANHFPKETLEFWLRHIEDEAAVLQRPKSDKLWSIIILDVIEPSGLIQQEIMEKAAISRCLLQSGGKIFPQYVLMFGMLVESQTLVEESAVQGTEHTLGLNIAPFINQFQVPIRVFLDLSSLPCIPLSQPVELLRLDLMTPYLNTSNREVKVRICKSGRVTAVPFWFHLCLDDEVRLDTSGEASHWKQAAVVLDNPIQVQMGEELVLSVEHHRSNVSITVKQ, encoded by the exons ATGAGGCGCCTTCCTCGTGGGCTTCCGGGCGGAGACTCAGCCATGCCGAACTCGAGGCCCAGGCCCCGCCGGGGCGCCGGCGGCGGCGCAGGTGCGGCCGGCCGGGAGCGGCTGGTGGCGCGGTCCATGCAGAGCGCCGAGCACTGTCTGGGCGCCCAGGACTTCGGCACGGCATACGCTCATTACCTCCTAGCGCTCAGCCTGGCGCCAGAGCTCAAAGACGACGTGAAG GAAACTTTTCAGTATACACTTTTCAAGTGGGCTGAAGAACTTGATGCACTCAGTCGAGTACAAGACTTACTTGGTTGCTATGAGCAGGCTTTGGAACTATTTCCTGATGATGAAGTGATTTGCAATAGTATGGGAGAGCATCTCTTCAG AATGGGCTTTCGAGATGAGGCAGCTGGGTATTTTCATAAAGCAGTGAAGCTAAACCCCGATTTCAATGATGCAAAGGAGAACTTTTATCGTGTTGCAAACTGGTTGGTGGAACGTTGGCACTTCATCATGCTTAATGATACCAAGAGGAATAGGATTTATAATGCAGCAATCCAGAAGGCAGTGTGCCTGGGGTCCAAAAGTGTTTTGGATATTGGCGCAGGAACTGGAATACTGAG catGTTTGCTAAAAAAGCGGGTGCACACTCAGTATATGCCTGTGAGTTATCCAAGACCATGTATGAACTTGCCTGTGATGTAGTGGCTGCAAACAAGATGGAAACTGGGATAAAGCTCCTACATATGAAGTCACTTGATATAGAAATTCCAAAACACATTCCTGAAAG AGTATCCCTAGTTGTAACAGAAACTGTCGATGCAGGTGTATTTGGAGAAGGAATTGTGGAGAGTTTAATTCATGCATGGGAGCATTTACTTCTGCAACCAAAG CCCCAAGGCGAGAATGGAAACTGCGGAAAGTATGGGAAGGTTATACCAGCAAGTGCTGTCATATTCGGGACGGCAATAGAGTGTGCAGAGATACGAAGACATCACAG AGTGAGTGTTAAGGACGTTGCTGGTATCTGTTTGCCAACAAATGTGAAATTTCAGAGTCCAGCTCATTCTTGGGTAGATACTGAAGAAACAGTCGAACCGTATACCACTGAGAAGATGAGTCGTATTCCTGGAGGATATCTGCCTTTGACAGATCCCTTCCAGATTATGAAAGTTGATTTCAACAGTCTGCAG GAATTGAAGAGTCTTGCAACTAGAAAGCCACATCCTCTTACTGTTCCTGCTGTTAAAGAAGGTGTGCTGGATGCTATTATGGTTTGGTTTGTTCTCCAGCTTGATGATGAACACAGTTTGTCCACAAGTCCTTGTGAGGAAACTTGTTGGGAACAGGCTGTTTATCCAGTACAGGCCCTTGCAG ACTACTGGATAAAGCCTGGGGACAGTGTGACAATGGAAGCATCTTGTCAAGACTGTTACTTAAGAATCCAGAGTATCAATATCTTGCATCTGGAACATGAAATGGAAGTTATGAAAAGTTTTATGAAGAGTAAAGACTTGTTCTCTCTAGGAAATGAGGCTGAACTCTGTAGTGCCCTGGCTAACCTTCAGACCAGTAGACCAGATGCTCTGGAGCAGACCTGTGTGTTAGAGCCCACAGAGATTGCTTTGCTCAATAACATTCCGTATCATGAAGGCTTTAAGATGGCAATGAGGAAGGTGTTGTCTTCACTGGCCCCAGAGAAGCTGTGTCAGCCCATGGATGCTCACTGTCAGGATATTGAAATGAACTCTGGGAGTGGACAGAGTGACAGTGCGCTGAGCACCACTGACCCTTTCTATGTGCTGGATGTGTCTGAAGGCTTCTCTCTTTTGCCTATTCTTGCTGGAACACTTGGTCAGGTTAAACCCTACAGTTCTGTGGAGAAAGACCAGCATTGTATTGCTTTGGACCTCATCTCTGAAGCCAATCACTTCCCTAAGGAAACACTTGAGTTTTGGCTGAGACACATAGAGGATGAAGCTGCCGTGTTGCAAAGGCCCAAATCAGACAAATTATGGAGCATAATTATATTAGATGTCATTGAGCCATCTGGACTCATTCAGcaggaaataatggaaaaagCTGCTATATCcag GTGTTTATTGCAGTCTGGAGGCAAGATCTTCCCCCAGTATGTGCTGATGTTTGGGATGCTGGTGGAGTCACAGACACTGGTAGAAGAGAGTGCTGTTCAAGGAACAGAACATACTCTTGGGTTAAACATAGCGCCTTTTATTAACCAGTTTCAG GTGCCTATCCGTGTTTTTTTGGATTTATCATCTTTGCCATGTATCCCTTTAAGCCAGCCTGTGGAACTCTTAAGATTAGATCTGATGACTCCATATTTGAACACTTCCAATAGAGAAGTAAAG GTCCGCATTTGTAAATCTGGACGAGTAACCGCTGTTCCTTTTTGGTTTCACTTGTGCCTTGATGACGAGGTCAGGTTGGATACCTCAGGTGAAGCCTCCCACTGGAAACAGGCTGCAGTGGTTCTGGATAATCCCATTCAGGTGCAGATGGGAGAGGAGCTTGTTCTCAGTGTTGAGCATCACAGAAGCAATGTCAGTATCACGGTGAAGCAGTGA